The Alosa sapidissima isolate fAloSap1 chromosome 5, fAloSap1.pri, whole genome shotgun sequence genome has a window encoding:
- the LOC121709280 gene encoding solute carrier family 46 member 3 encodes MRRLYFVEPIVAIYAFGIFLVFPLVQQYVYRRLWQELTNSSYPVSDNSSRCTPTNGSNHSNQHAEVQRAASLFSLYSDLFSSIPSLTVTLVLVSYSDQCGRKITIVLPLVGSLVYILAFLAVSFFELNLYLLIVASFVSSLFGGVGTMLGGCFAYIADMCEDGKQKMMRMAGVDMVIGLLSGVASISTGYFLRAAGFNWPFFTSALFQLANLLYAIFILAESRVVESPAEGVSCGMAMQKLVKGVQQIFVGGSHNRNCLLGLLITIFSVYTFADMGGLSMTTLYELNEPLCWSEILIGYGSALSTTVFLTSFAGVSLLSRCLPDVVIVLIGMLSLCSGLVFVAFAKTTLMMFLARIPMMLAVMPFPVMRSMMSKVISKSNQGVLFACVAFLESLSTNIGIAVFSSIYATTVAWYPGFNFLLAASLCIIPMMMLGLVNLFREDDSEETEPLLSGAQNISSDDLPVA; translated from the exons ATGAGGAGGCTGTACTTTGTGGAACCCATTGTTGCCATTTACGCATTCGGCAtttttttggtgtttccacTGGTGCAGCAATATGTGTATCGCCGGTTGTGGCAAGAGCTGACAAATAGCTCCTATCCTGTGTCGGACAACTCATCGCGGTGCACTCCCACCAACGGTAGCAATCACTCGAACCAGCATGCA GAGGTTCAGCGAGCAgcatctctgttctctctctactctgatCTGTTCTCCAGTATCCCCAGTCTCACCGTGACTCTGGTCCTGGTATCCTACAGTGACCAGTGCGGGCGCAAAATCACCATCGTGCTGCCTCTGGTGGGCTCCCTGGTGTACATCCTGGCCTTCCTTGCTGTGTCGTTCTTTGAGCTCAACTTGTACTTGCTTATCGTGGCCTCCTTCGTCAGCTCGCTGTTCGGCGGCGTCGGCACCATGCTGGGCGGCTGCTTCGCCTACATCGCCGACATGTGTGAGGACGGCAAGCAGAAGATGATGCGCATGGCCGGAGTGGACATGGTGATCGGGCTGCTCTCTGGCGTGGCCTCCATCTCCACGGGCTACTTCCTACGGGCAGCGGGCTTCAACTGGCCGTTCTTCACCTCTGCCCTATTCCAGCTGGCCAACCTGCTCTACGCCATTTTCATCCTAGCAGAGAGCCGGGTAGTGGAGAGCCCAGCAGAAGGAGTGAGCTGTGGCATGGCCATGCAAAAACTTGTGAAGGGGGTCCAACAGATATTTGTGGGAGGCAGTCACAACAGGAACTGTCTACTGGGACTGCTAATCACTATTTTCTCTGTGTACACCTTCGCCGACATGGGTGGTTTGTCTATGACTACTCTATACGAACTCAACGAACCACTCTGCTGGAGTGAGATCCTCATTGGCTATGGGTCGGCCCTGTCCACCACAGTCTTCCTCACCAGCTTCGCTGGAGTGTCTCTGCTGTCCCGCTGTCTGCCCGATGTGGTCATTGTCCTCATTGGCATGCTGTCACTCTGTTCAGGCCTGGTGTTTGTTGCCTTTGCTAAAACCACTCTAATGATGTTCTTGG CCAGAATACCCATGATGCTAGCAGTTATGCCCTTCCCTGTCATGCGCTCAATGATGTCAAAGGTCATCTCCAAATCTAACCAAG GAGTACTGTTTGCCTGTGTGGCCTTTCTGGAGAGCTTGAGCACTAATATTGGCATAGCGGTGTTCAGCAGTATCTATGCCACTACTGTTGCCTGGTACCCTGGCTTCAATTTCCTCTTGGCTGCCAGTCTCTGCATCATACCCATGATGATGCTGGG CTTGGTGAATTTGTTTAGAGAAGACGATTCTGAAGAGACAGAACCTCTTCTCTCAGGTGCTCAGAACATCTCTTCAGATGACCTACCTGTAGCTTGA